From Bradyrhizobium symbiodeficiens, the proteins below share one genomic window:
- a CDS encoding sensor histidine kinase, with protein MAASSLANRLFLSATAWLVVILAITGVVLSSVYKNATERAFDRRLNLYLRTLIAEVATPDEPPDRQFQSLGEPLFELPLSGWYWQITRTDTEKPEVRSSRSLWDKKLPKLEEQGTELTAAGIRLAYVDGPEGQNLRMVERPVDLGADGKFLVSVAGDDTEIFDETRSFDYYLGGTFTALGIVLLLTTVFQVRFGLAPLKRISESIADIRSGRAERLEGEFPVEIAPLARETNALIDANREIVERARTHVGNLAHAIKTPLSVIVNEAGAHAAEPFAAKVMEQADVMRDQVAHHLERARIAARVSVVATVTEVAPAIEALRRTMEKIHRDRGIAVEAKADPSAKFRGERQDLEEMVGNLVDNACKWAASRVFIEVLVEAPQQAGVGPRLRIIVDDDGRGLSEAERAQVSRRGQRLDESKPGSGLGLSIVTDLAALYGGSLSLSGAPTGGLRAELVLPGV; from the coding sequence ATGGCCGCTAGTTCGCTTGCCAACCGACTGTTCCTGTCGGCGACCGCCTGGCTCGTGGTGATCCTGGCCATCACCGGTGTGGTGCTGTCGTCGGTTTACAAGAACGCCACCGAGCGCGCCTTCGACCGCCGGCTCAATCTCTATCTCCGCACCCTGATCGCCGAGGTTGCGACCCCCGACGAGCCGCCGGATCGCCAGTTCCAGTCGCTGGGCGAGCCGCTGTTCGAGCTGCCGCTGTCGGGCTGGTACTGGCAGATCACGCGGACCGATACCGAGAAGCCGGAGGTGCGCTCCTCGCGCTCGCTCTGGGACAAGAAGCTGCCGAAGCTGGAAGAGCAGGGCACCGAGCTCACCGCCGCCGGCATCCGGCTCGCTTATGTCGATGGTCCCGAAGGCCAGAACCTGCGCATGGTCGAGCGGCCCGTCGATCTCGGCGCCGACGGCAAGTTTCTCGTCAGCGTCGCCGGCGACGACACCGAGATTTTCGACGAGACCCGCAGCTTCGACTATTATCTCGGCGGCACCTTCACTGCGCTCGGCATCGTGCTGCTGCTGACGACCGTGTTCCAGGTCCGCTTCGGCCTCGCGCCGCTCAAGCGCATCTCGGAGTCGATTGCCGACATCCGCTCCGGGCGGGCGGAGCGGCTGGAGGGCGAATTCCCGGTCGAGATCGCGCCATTGGCGCGCGAGACCAACGCGCTGATCGATGCCAATCGCGAGATCGTCGAGCGCGCGCGCACTCATGTCGGCAATCTCGCCCATGCGATCAAGACGCCGCTGTCGGTCATCGTCAACGAGGCCGGCGCCCACGCCGCGGAACCGTTCGCAGCCAAGGTGATGGAGCAGGCCGACGTGATGCGCGACCAGGTCGCACATCATCTGGAGCGTGCGCGCATCGCAGCACGGGTCTCGGTGGTCGCGACCGTGACCGAGGTGGCGCCCGCCATCGAGGCATTGCGGCGGACCATGGAGAAGATTCATCGCGATCGCGGCATCGCTGTCGAAGCCAAGGCCGATCCGTCGGCAAAATTTCGCGGCGAGCGCCAGGATCTGGAGGAGATGGTCGGCAATCTCGTCGACAACGCCTGCAAATGGGCGGCCTCGCGCGTCTTCATCGAGGTCCTCGTGGAAGCGCCGCAGCAGGCCGGGGTGGGCCCGCGGCTGCGGATCATCGTCGATGACGACGGCCGCGGCCTGTCGGAAGCCGAGCGCGCACAGGTCTCGCGGCGCGGCCAGCGGCTCGACGAGTCCAAGCCCGGGTCGGGGCTGGGGCTGTCGATCGTGACCGACCTCGCCGCGCTCTATGGCGGCAGCCTCTCGCTCAGTGGTGCGCCGACCGGCGGCCTGCGCGCCGAACTGGTCCTTCCGGGCGTATAA
- a CDS encoding methyl-accepting chemotaxis protein → MFANSNLTIRFLVGAVVAALLFLLGIGGGTGFIAVLYLNNEITSLSSDFAALSGPARDHAMQIYQQAQAAFSYFLMACGVIAVVAVAICLTTWFAVRNGILSPLAAIVHAMREVADQKFQTPVPGLGRTNEIGLLAGALEVFKTNGLERRHLTEQQLQETQHQAERSNFLDERIKRFNDLVASVVDSVASSAVHLKSNAETLSRTANDTSTKANAVASAASQASASVQTVAGSAEEMTNSIGTISRRVTDATQRAEGAASQAEKSRDTIHTLSDAADKIGEVVQLVQAIASQTNLLALNATIEAARAGEAGKGFAVVASEVKNLAHQTSKATEEITSHVASIQGITAETRGAIDGISKTLSEISSIMSGIEVDTAQQRNATQEIMRSAQNAAHGTLDVSNHIVQITSTSAETGRMAAEARDSAVDLSQQAATLKREVDEFIVSVRAS, encoded by the coding sequence ATGTTCGCGAACAGCAATCTGACGATCCGCTTCCTGGTCGGCGCCGTCGTCGCTGCATTGTTGTTTCTGCTGGGCATCGGCGGTGGTACCGGCTTCATCGCGGTGCTCTATCTCAACAACGAGATCACCAGCCTGTCCTCGGACTTCGCCGCGCTCAGTGGCCCCGCGCGCGATCACGCCATGCAGATCTATCAGCAGGCGCAGGCCGCGTTCTCCTATTTCCTGATGGCCTGCGGCGTGATCGCCGTCGTTGCCGTCGCGATCTGCCTCACCACCTGGTTCGCCGTGCGCAACGGCATCCTCAGTCCGCTGGCGGCGATCGTGCACGCCATGCGCGAGGTCGCCGACCAGAAATTCCAGACACCGGTTCCGGGGCTCGGCCGCACCAACGAGATCGGCCTGCTCGCCGGTGCGCTGGAAGTCTTCAAGACCAACGGGCTCGAGCGGCGCCACCTCACTGAGCAGCAGCTGCAGGAAACCCAGCACCAGGCCGAGCGGTCGAACTTCCTGGACGAGCGGATCAAGCGCTTCAACGATCTCGTCGCCAGCGTCGTCGACAGCGTGGCCTCATCGGCGGTGCATCTGAAGAGCAACGCCGAGACGTTGTCGCGGACGGCCAACGACACCAGCACCAAGGCCAATGCGGTCGCAAGCGCGGCGAGCCAGGCCAGCGCCAGCGTGCAGACGGTCGCGGGCTCGGCCGAGGAGATGACGAATTCGATCGGCACGATCAGCCGTCGCGTCACCGACGCGACCCAGCGCGCCGAGGGCGCGGCGTCCCAGGCGGAGAAGAGCCGCGACACCATCCACACGCTGTCGGATGCCGCCGACAAGATCGGCGAGGTCGTGCAGCTAGTGCAGGCGATCGCATCGCAGACCAATCTCCTGGCGCTGAACGCCACCATCGAGGCGGCGCGGGCAGGGGAGGCAGGCAAGGGGTTTGCGGTGGTCGCCTCCGAGGTGAAGAATCTGGCGCACCAGACCAGCAAGGCGACGGAGGAAATCACCTCCCATGTCGCCAGCATACAGGGCATCACCGCGGAGACGCGCGGCGCGATCGACGGCATCTCCAAGACGCTGTCGGAGATCTCGTCCATCATGTCCGGCATCGAGGTCGACACCGCCCAGCAGCGCAACGCCACGCAGGAGATCATGCGCAGCGCCCAGAACGCCGCGCACGGCACGCTCGACGTCTCCAACCATATCGTCCAGATCACCTCGACGTCGGCGGAGACTGGCCGCATGGCCGCCGAGGCGCGGGATTCGGCGGTCGATCTGTCGCAGCAGGCCGCCACCTTGAAGCGCGAAGTCGACGAGTTCATCGTCAGCGTCAGAGCGAGCTGA
- a CDS encoding cytochrome c-type biogenesis protein — MRRMMAAFTLLMLLALPAAHAVQPDEIMPDPAKEARARELSRELRCMVCQNQSIDDSDAPLARDLRLLVRERIGAGDSNSQVLDFLVARYGEFVLLKPRFERQTLLLWLLGPSLLIGGGLALWLQIRRRARSGADVPAPPLTSDEQARLAALMSDEPKSP, encoded by the coding sequence ATGCGCCGGATGATGGCCGCGTTCACCCTGCTGATGCTGCTGGCCTTGCCTGCGGCTCATGCGGTGCAGCCCGACGAGATCATGCCGGATCCGGCCAAGGAAGCCCGTGCGCGCGAGCTGTCGCGCGAGCTGCGCTGCATGGTCTGCCAGAACCAGTCGATCGACGATTCCGACGCGCCGCTGGCGCGTGATCTGCGGCTCTTGGTGCGCGAGCGCATCGGCGCCGGCGACAGCAACTCGCAGGTGCTCGACTTCCTGGTCGCGCGCTATGGCGAGTTCGTGCTGCTGAAGCCACGCTTCGAGCGTCAGACCCTGCTGCTGTGGCTGCTCGGGCCGTCGCTGCTGATCGGCGGCGGCCTGGCGCTGTGGCTGCAAATCCGGCGTCGCGCGCGCAGTGGTGCAGATGTACCAGCGCCGCCACTTACGTCCGATGAGCAGGCGCGGCTCGCGGCCCTGATGTCGGACGAGCCAAAATCTCCGTGA
- a CDS encoding Ku protein → MAPRANWKGFLRLSLVTCPVALYPATSDTEKVSFNQINRKTGHRIKYLKVDAETGDEVTSEDIVKGYKVDTDTYIEVTKDELDDIALDSTHTIDIDEFVPKADIDNRYLIRPYYLVPDGKVGHDAYAVIRETIRSMDKVAIGRVVLTNREHIIALEPLESGLMGTLLRYPYEVRSETEYFDDIQDVKLTRDMLDLAKHIVEKKSGAFEPELFEDHYETALIDLINKKRSGAPITAKAAPKGGGNVINLMDALKKSIANEKDAPAAKVAKETVKARKPKKRVEGQREMLLPISGKGGKEAAAKAATTPKKADKPVRAPARAKKAG, encoded by the coding sequence ATGGCCCCCCGCGCCAATTGGAAGGGTTTTCTGCGTTTGTCGCTCGTGACCTGTCCGGTCGCGCTCTATCCGGCCACTTCGGATACCGAGAAGGTCTCCTTCAACCAGATCAACCGCAAGACCGGCCACCGGATCAAGTACCTCAAGGTCGACGCCGAGACCGGCGACGAGGTGACCTCCGAGGACATCGTCAAGGGCTACAAGGTCGACACCGACACCTATATCGAGGTCACCAAGGACGAGCTCGACGACATCGCGCTCGACTCGACCCACACGATCGATATCGACGAGTTCGTGCCGAAGGCCGACATCGACAACCGCTATCTGATCCGCCCCTATTATCTCGTGCCCGACGGCAAGGTCGGCCACGACGCCTACGCGGTGATCCGCGAGACCATCCGCAGCATGGACAAGGTCGCGATCGGCCGCGTGGTGCTGACCAACCGCGAGCACATCATCGCGCTCGAGCCGCTGGAGAGCGGGCTGATGGGCACGCTGCTGCGCTATCCCTATGAAGTCCGCAGCGAGACCGAGTATTTCGACGACATCCAGGACGTGAAGTTGACCAGGGACATGCTCGACCTCGCCAAGCACATCGTCGAGAAGAAGTCCGGCGCATTCGAGCCCGAGCTGTTCGAGGACCATTACGAGACCGCGCTGATCGATCTCATCAACAAGAAGCGCAGCGGTGCGCCGATCACTGCCAAGGCCGCGCCGAAGGGCGGCGGCAACGTCATCAACCTGATGGACGCGCTGAAGAAGAGCATCGCGAACGAGAAGGACGCCCCCGCGGCGAAGGTCGCCAAGGAGACCGTCAAGGCCAGGAAGCCGAAAAAGCGCGTCGAGGGCCAGCGCGAGATGCTGTTGCCGATATCCGGCAAGGGCGGCAAGGAGGCCGCGGCCAAGGCAGCGACCACGCCGAAGAAGGCCGACAAGCCGGTGCGCGCGCCGGCGCGGGCGAAGAAGGCCGGTTAG
- a CDS encoding thymidine phosphorylase family protein has product MHPDLPRSQLKIRRVRLDTGRENVVVVSRQSKALRAEIFRGFSRVELRHADKVLLATLLITDDDTMAAPDEIGLSEPAFRRFGQGVGTLVTVRPAVPPESLEAVRAKIRGRTLSQAEIGAIIDDLAHYRYSDMEIAAFLIGSASFITSDELLALTGAMAQAGTQLVWPNPVVVDKHCIGGIPGNRTSMVVVPIVAAHGLPIPKTSSRAITSPAGTADTMEVLARVNVGVEEMKAIVSACNGCLIWGGHVNLSPADDVLISVERPLSLDTREQMVASIMSKKIAAGSTHLLIDIPVGPTAKVTNGVEAMRLRKLFEFVGDRFGRTVEVITTDGSQPIGNGIGPVLEANDVMAVLGNDKDAPRDLREKSLRLAAHLLEYDPKLRGGAGYARARELLDSGAALKQMQKIIDAQGPSTCSSELGSLSFDVKAAHDGIVSAIDCLRLNRLARTAGAPLDKGAGIRLFRKIGDRVEQGEPLYRVYTFDRPEHDLAADAATEESGYVVNGHEPLQGKSAS; this is encoded by the coding sequence ATGCATCCAGACCTTCCGCGCTCCCAACTGAAAATCCGCCGCGTCCGGCTCGATACCGGCCGCGAGAACGTTGTCGTCGTCTCCAGGCAGTCGAAGGCGCTGCGCGCCGAGATCTTCCGCGGCTTCAGCCGCGTCGAGCTGCGACATGCCGACAAGGTCCTGCTGGCGACCTTGCTGATCACGGACGACGATACGATGGCGGCCCCGGACGAAATCGGTCTCTCTGAACCCGCGTTCCGGCGCTTCGGGCAAGGCGTCGGCACGCTGGTCACGGTCAGGCCCGCCGTGCCACCGGAGAGCCTGGAAGCCGTGCGCGCGAAGATCCGCGGGCGAACGCTGAGCCAGGCCGAGATCGGCGCGATCATCGACGACCTCGCGCATTACCGCTACTCGGACATGGAGATCGCCGCCTTCCTGATCGGTTCGGCGAGCTTCATCACCAGCGACGAGCTGCTTGCGCTCACCGGGGCGATGGCGCAGGCCGGCACGCAATTGGTGTGGCCGAACCCTGTCGTGGTCGACAAGCATTGCATCGGTGGCATACCCGGCAACCGCACCTCGATGGTCGTGGTGCCGATCGTCGCCGCGCACGGCCTGCCGATCCCCAAGACCTCCTCGCGCGCCATCACCTCGCCTGCCGGCACCGCCGACACCATGGAAGTTCTGGCGCGGGTGAATGTCGGCGTCGAGGAGATGAAGGCGATCGTCTCGGCCTGCAACGGCTGCCTGATCTGGGGCGGGCATGTGAACCTGTCGCCGGCCGACGACGTGCTGATCTCGGTCGAGCGACCGCTGAGCCTCGATACGCGCGAGCAGATGGTCGCCTCCATCATGTCCAAGAAGATCGCGGCGGGTTCGACGCATCTGTTGATCGACATTCCGGTCGGGCCGACCGCGAAGGTCACCAATGGCGTCGAGGCGATGCGGCTGCGCAAGCTGTTCGAATTCGTCGGCGACCGCTTCGGCCGCACGGTCGAAGTGATCACGACCGACGGAAGCCAGCCGATCGGCAACGGCATCGGGCCGGTGCTCGAGGCCAATGACGTCATGGCGGTGCTCGGCAACGACAAGGATGCGCCGCGCGACCTGCGCGAGAAATCGCTCCGCCTCGCCGCCCATCTGCTGGAATACGATCCGAAGCTGCGCGGCGGCGCCGGCTATGCGAGGGCGCGCGAGCTGCTCGACAGCGGCGCGGCGCTGAAGCAGATGCAGAAGATCATCGACGCCCAGGGCCCGTCCACCTGCAGCAGCGAGCTCGGATCGCTCAGCTTCGACGTCAAGGCGGCGCATGACGGCATCGTGTCCGCGATCGATTGCCTGCGCCTGAACCGCTTGGCCCGCACCGCCGGAGCGCCGCTCGACAAGGGCGCCGGCATCCGCCTGTTCAGGAAGATCGGCGATCGCGTCGAGCAGGGCGAGCCGCTCTATCGCGTCTACACGTTCGACCGCCCCGAGCACGATCTGGCTGCCGATGCCGCCACCGAGGAGAGCGGTTACGTCGTCAACGGTCACGAGCCCCTCCAGGGCAAGTCGGCGTCGTGA
- a CDS encoding heme lyase CcmF/NrfE family subunit has protein sequence MIAESGHYALVLALGLALIQSIVPLIGARLNDVALMNVARSTALAQLLFVGASFVALVMLHVNSDFSVANVYENSHSMKPLLYKITGVWGNHEGSMLLWVSILALFGGLVAAFGNNLPLSLRAHVLAVQAWVASAFYLFILVTSNPFLRIANPPIEGRDLNPVLQDIGLAVHPPMLYLGYVGFSISFSFAIAALMEGRIDAAWARWVRPWTLVAWIFLTLGIAMGSYWAYYELGWGGWWFWDPVENASLMPWLSGTALLHSALVMEKRNALKVWTILLSILTFSLSLLGTFLVRSGVITSVHAFATDPTRGVFILLILCLFIGGSLALFAGRATSLKQGGLFAPISREGALVLNNLLLTVACAVVLFGTLYPLAMEMLADFKMSVGAPFYNLTFAPLFTLLLLAVPFGPMLAWKRGDLLGVTQRLLAAGVAGLVAVAIAWGWASGGSTLAPLAIGLGVFVIAGAVTDIVERTGLVRLPFATVRHRARGLPRSAWGSALAHAGLGVALIGIVCETTWNSEHIATMKQNDVAHIAGFDVKLDGVLQRQGPNYREMIAEFNVSLDGKPLSVMTPSKRSFTTRGSSTTEAALLTRGASQLYISLGEANAEGAIAVRIYYKPMVLLIWWGPVLMAFGGVLSLSDRRLRVGAPKPARAKQRLQPAE, from the coding sequence GTGATCGCAGAATCCGGACATTACGCGCTGGTGCTGGCGCTTGGGCTCGCACTGATCCAGTCGATCGTGCCCCTGATCGGCGCGCGCCTGAACGATGTTGCACTGATGAATGTGGCGCGCTCCACGGCGCTGGCGCAGCTGCTGTTCGTCGGTGCCTCGTTCGTCGCTCTCGTGATGCTGCACGTGAACTCGGACTTCTCCGTCGCCAATGTCTACGAAAACTCCCATTCGATGAAGCCGCTGCTCTACAAGATCACCGGCGTGTGGGGAAACCATGAAGGCTCGATGCTGTTGTGGGTGTCGATCCTCGCACTGTTCGGCGGGCTGGTCGCCGCGTTCGGCAACAATCTGCCGCTGTCGCTGCGCGCCCACGTGCTTGCCGTGCAGGCGTGGGTCGCCAGCGCCTTCTATCTGTTCATCCTCGTGACATCGAACCCGTTCCTGCGTATCGCGAATCCGCCGATAGAGGGGCGCGATCTCAATCCGGTGCTCCAGGACATCGGGCTCGCCGTGCATCCGCCGATGCTCTATCTCGGCTATGTCGGCTTCTCGATCTCGTTCTCCTTCGCAATCGCGGCGCTGATGGAGGGCCGGATCGATGCGGCCTGGGCGCGCTGGGTGCGGCCGTGGACGCTGGTCGCCTGGATATTCCTCACGCTCGGCATCGCCATGGGATCGTACTGGGCCTATTACGAGCTCGGCTGGGGCGGCTGGTGGTTCTGGGATCCGGTCGAGAACGCCTCGCTGATGCCGTGGCTCTCCGGCACCGCGCTGCTGCATTCGGCCCTGGTGATGGAGAAACGCAACGCGCTGAAGGTCTGGACCATTCTGCTATCGATCCTGACCTTCTCGCTGTCGCTGCTCGGCACCTTCCTGGTGCGCTCGGGCGTCATCACCTCGGTGCACGCCTTCGCCACCGATCCCACCCGCGGCGTGTTCATTCTGCTGATCCTTTGCCTGTTCATCGGCGGCAGCCTGGCGCTGTTCGCGGGCCGCGCCACGTCGTTGAAGCAGGGCGGCCTGTTCGCGCCGATCTCGCGCGAGGGGGCGCTCGTGCTGAACAATCTGCTGCTCACGGTTGCCTGCGCGGTCGTGCTGTTCGGCACGCTCTATCCGCTGGCGATGGAGATGCTCGCCGACTTCAAGATGTCGGTCGGCGCGCCCTTCTACAATCTCACCTTCGCGCCGCTGTTCACCCTGCTTCTGCTGGCGGTGCCGTTCGGGCCGATGCTGGCGTGGAAGCGCGGCGATCTGCTCGGCGTGACGCAGCGTCTGCTCGCTGCGGGCGTCGCCGGGCTCGTCGCCGTCGCCATCGCCTGGGGCTGGGCGAGCGGGGGCAGCACGCTGGCGCCACTCGCGATCGGGCTCGGCGTCTTCGTCATCGCCGGCGCGGTCACCGACATCGTCGAACGCACCGGCCTCGTGCGGCTGCCGTTCGCGACGGTGCGCCACCGGGCGCGCGGCCTGCCGCGCTCGGCCTGGGGCTCAGCGCTTGCGCATGCCGGCCTCGGCGTGGCGCTGATCGGGATCGTCTGCGAGACCACCTGGAACAGCGAACACATCGCGACCATGAAGCAGAACGACGTCGCCCACATCGCCGGCTTTGACGTGAAGCTCGACGGGGTGCTGCAGCGTCAAGGCCCGAACTATCGCGAGATGATCGCCGAGTTCAACGTCAGCCTCGACGGCAAGCCGCTCAGCGTCATGACGCCCTCCAAGCGCAGCTTCACCACCCGCGGCTCGTCGACCACCGAGGCCGCGCTGCTGACGCGCGGCGCGAGCCAGCTCTACATTTCGCTCGGCGAAGCCAATGCCGAGGGCGCCATCGCCGTGCGCATCTATTACAAGCCGATGGTGCTCTTGATCTGGTGGGGGCCGGTGCTGATGGCGTTCGGCGGCGTGTTGTCGTTGTCCGACCGGCGCCTGCGGGTCGGCGCGCCGAAGCCGGCGCGGGCCAAGCAGCGCCTCCAGCCGGCGGAGTGA
- the ccmI gene encoding c-type cytochrome biogenesis protein CcmI yields the protein MTLWFVFALMTVAAIFAVLWPLGRNGRAQDQGSEVAVYKDQLAEVERDLAAGMIPAPDAEAARVEISRRLLAAAASEPAIDPAMAPKSNLKWRRAAAVVALAGLPLVAIGVYMPLGSPRLQDFPLAERERGSGSGVAQSLENLVVQVQQHLEKNPTDGRGWNVLAPVLERLGRFDDAVRAYRNSLTYNGESAERRSDLGEAISAAAGGVVTVEAKTEFERARALNADDPKANYFLGLAAEQDGRKDDAATIWRALLAKAPSDAPWRALVQSSLVRVGGGTMPALSDETIAASKDMAEGDRNAMVRGMVDRLATRLKQNGDDVDGWLRLVRAYLVMGERDKAVGASADARQAVASDAERLRQLNDGLRTLGLGG from the coding sequence ATGACGCTGTGGTTCGTGTTCGCGCTGATGACGGTCGCGGCGATTTTCGCCGTGCTCTGGCCGCTTGGGCGCAATGGACGCGCGCAAGACCAGGGCAGCGAGGTCGCTGTTTACAAGGACCAGTTGGCCGAGGTCGAACGTGATCTCGCCGCGGGCATGATTCCCGCGCCGGATGCCGAGGCTGCGCGCGTCGAGATCAGCCGCAGGCTGCTCGCCGCGGCCGCCAGCGAGCCCGCCATCGATCCGGCCATGGCCCCGAAATCGAATCTCAAATGGCGCCGCGCGGCAGCTGTGGTGGCGCTCGCTGGCCTGCCGCTCGTTGCGATCGGCGTCTACATGCCACTTGGCTCGCCTCGGCTTCAGGATTTTCCCCTGGCGGAGCGCGAGCGCGGATCCGGGTCCGGCGTGGCGCAGTCGCTTGAGAACCTCGTGGTGCAGGTCCAGCAACATCTGGAGAAGAATCCCACCGACGGCCGCGGCTGGAACGTGCTCGCGCCGGTGCTGGAGCGGCTTGGCCGTTTCGACGATGCGGTGCGCGCCTATCGCAACTCGCTCACCTACAATGGCGAGAGCGCGGAACGCCGGTCCGATCTCGGCGAAGCAATCTCGGCTGCCGCTGGCGGTGTGGTGACCGTCGAGGCCAAGACGGAATTCGAGCGTGCACGTGCCCTGAACGCGGACGATCCCAAGGCGAACTACTTCCTCGGCCTCGCCGCCGAGCAGGACGGCCGCAAGGATGATGCAGCCACGATCTGGCGCGCGCTGCTCGCGAAAGCGCCCTCGGATGCGCCGTGGCGTGCCTTGGTGCAGTCCTCGCTGGTGCGGGTCGGCGGCGGGACGATGCCGGCGTTGTCGGATGAGACGATTGCCGCTTCCAAGGACATGGCCGAAGGCGATCGCAACGCGATGGTGCGCGGAATGGTCGATCGTCTGGCCACCCGCTTGAAGCAGAACGGCGACGACGTCGATGGATGGCTGCGACTGGTGCGCGCCTATCTGGTAATGGGCGAGCGCGACAAGGCCGTGGGAGCATCGGCCGATGCCCGGCAGGCGGTTGCCAGCGACGCTGAGCGGCTGCGCCAGCTCAACGATGGCCTCAGGACTCTCGGGCTCGGCGGATGA
- the ccmE gene encoding cytochrome c maturation protein CcmE, whose product MTRKQRRMTIIGGSLAVLALAAALVLNALRDSIVFFSTPSMVAEKHVEPGKRFRLGGLVQPGSLQRGDNLAVTFEVADGNAKLPVAYKGILPDLFREGQGVVAEGALDAHGVFKADTVLAKHDETYMPKDVADALKKQGHWKDDYGGKPSDSNKTSDAGKPAATTAQGNAQGAMR is encoded by the coding sequence ATGACGCGCAAGCAGCGACGTATGACCATCATCGGCGGCTCGCTCGCCGTGCTCGCGCTCGCGGCCGCGCTGGTGCTCAACGCACTTCGCGACTCCATCGTGTTCTTTTCGACACCGAGCATGGTCGCCGAGAAGCACGTCGAACCCGGCAAGCGGTTTCGCCTCGGCGGGCTGGTGCAGCCCGGCTCGCTCCAGCGCGGCGACAATCTCGCGGTGACCTTCGAGGTCGCCGACGGCAATGCCAAGCTGCCGGTGGCCTACAAGGGCATCCTGCCCGACCTGTTTCGCGAGGGGCAGGGCGTCGTCGCCGAGGGCGCGCTCGACGCCCATGGCGTGTTCAAGGCCGATACCGTGCTTGCCAAGCACGACGAGACTTACATGCCCAAGGACGTCGCCGATGCCCTGAAGAAACAGGGGCACTGGAAGGACGATTACGGCGGCAAGCCTTCTGACAGCAATAAGACGTCCGACGCGGGCAAGCCCGCGGCGACGACCGCGCAGGGCAATGCGCAGGGAGCAATGCGGTGA
- a CDS encoding response regulator transcription factor gives MRLLVVEDDPDLNRQLTKALTDAGYVVDRAFDGEEGHYLGDNEPYDAVVLDIGLPKKDGISVLEAWRRNGRTMPVLILTARDRWSDKVQGFDAGADDYVAKPFHLEEVLARIRALLRRSTGHAQSELSCGPVTLDTRTGRVSVSGNPVKMTSHEYRLLAYLMHHSGRVVSRTELVEHLYDQDFDRDSNTIEVFVGRIRKKLDVDIIQTVRGLGYLLTPPAA, from the coding sequence GTGCGCCTGCTCGTTGTTGAGGACGACCCCGATCTCAATCGCCAGCTCACCAAGGCCCTGACCGACGCCGGCTACGTCGTCGATCGCGCCTTCGATGGTGAGGAGGGACACTATCTCGGCGACAACGAGCCTTATGACGCCGTCGTGCTCGACATCGGCCTGCCCAAGAAGGACGGCATTTCGGTGCTGGAGGCCTGGCGCCGCAACGGACGCACCATGCCGGTCCTGATCCTCACCGCGCGCGACCGCTGGAGCGACAAGGTGCAGGGCTTCGATGCCGGCGCCGACGACTATGTGGCAAAGCCGTTCCATCTGGAGGAGGTGCTGGCGCGCATCCGCGCGCTGCTGCGCCGCTCGACCGGCCATGCCCAGAGCGAGCTCAGCTGCGGCCCCGTCACGCTCGACACCAGGACCGGCCGCGTCAGCGTCTCCGGCAATCCGGTCAAGATGACCTCGCACGAATATCGGCTTCTGGCCTACCTGATGCACCATTCCGGGCGCGTGGTGTCGCGCACCGAGCTGGTCGAGCACCTCTACGACCAGGATTTCGACCGCGACTCCAACACCATCGAGGTGTTCGTCGGCCGCATCCGCAAGAAGCTCGACGTCGACATCATCCAGACCGTGCGCGGCCTCGGCTATCTGCTGACGCCCCCGGCCGCCTGA
- a CDS encoding Flp family type IVb pilin, which produces MRLLRSFLADENGATAIEYGLIAAGIALAIITAVNTMGGALLNNKFVAISTGIK; this is translated from the coding sequence ATGCGTTTGCTTAGGTCCTTCCTTGCCGATGAGAATGGTGCAACCGCGATCGAGTACGGCCTGATTGCCGCAGGCATTGCGCTGGCGATCATAACGGCCGTGAACACGATGGGTGGCGCCCTCCTCAACAACAAGTTTGTCGCGATCAGCACGGGGATAAAGTAG